The Chloroflexota bacterium region TGATGCTGGCGAGCTGGGCGTCGGTGACCTTGCGTCCGGTCGGGTGGGCGTCGGTATCGAGTTCACAGTGGACCGTCAAGCCGCTGCGCGTCGTCGTGGCCGCGATCAAGCTCACGATGGTCTGGTAGCTGACGAGCGGCTTGCCGCGCCAGTTCTGGGTGATGTACGAGAACAGCCGATGCTCGATCTTGTTCCACTTGCTGGTGCCGGGTGGCAGGTGACAGACGTGGACCTCC contains the following coding sequences:
- a CDS encoding ISAzo13 family transposase, giving the protein EVHVCHLPPGTSKWNKIEHRLFSYITQNWRGKPLVSYQTIVSLIAATTTRSGLTVHCELDTDAHPTGRKVTDAQLASINLERDTFHGQWNSRIRPRSRPYETLIS